One Coffea eugenioides isolate CCC68of chromosome 2, Ceug_1.0, whole genome shotgun sequence genomic window, CTGCCCTTGACTCAGTCCTGATCGGGCTGGTTCGATTGACCCGAAATTGGGCTTCAATTGACCCTCTTGTTTAATGCTTTATTTGGTgtgcattttcttgatttttttgtaaaaaattactatagcgatttaatatatgtgagataaaaagtaattgaaaaatatgttcacaaaaaaaaaatgatacagtattttctatcaaaaaattatcccaaataatctctTTTCCGAACACACTCTATAATGTCTCCCAGGTACTTGAAATGCTTGTCCCACAAAAGTCTTTGTAAAAATTTTCTTCATCTGTTACGAGGAGTCTGACCTTTAGAAGATGTCTATACAAAAGTAATTTGAGGTGATATTCATAAACTTTTGGGACCATTGAGGTTATTTTTATAGGCATAACAAATGTCAATCGACGTCAATGTGACTTTTTCATCAACAAATTCAATACTGAATTTCCTGGTGAGTTCCTTTTTCTACGGGCAGTCGAAGGATGAAGATGTGGAAGATTATTAATAAAGCAATTAGGATTTAGGACCAACACTCATTCAGAGGCAGAAAagaactataataataatttactcAAGCAAATAATTTATGCAATTCTCTAAAACATTTTACCAGAACATGTACTGTATCATGTGTTATTTCTTCATGTACTGCATGATTAGGGTATGCTTCATATTCATTTGTTAGAATTATTACAAATAAAAATGGAATGCCATTAACAAAAAATCATGGCCCACCCAtttcaatttccaaattcaTATCTATATAATGGTAAGTAGTAATTACATGGCCAATTAAGTCCGAACTCATGGGTACTCTGATTCATATTCACGGAAGCATCCAATTGAGTCCATAGAAACAATCGCCATAGAGCAAATTAAAAGCTCGTACATTTTTCTGGGAATTTTTGTGAAAAAAcataatataacacttttttttaGGATGCAAAGTCTATGAGTTAAAACAATACGCATGAAAGGAATACTCTTCAAATGCCCAAAGTTCTTTCGTAGAAAAGAAGGCCTTGTACAAAATAGAACTCTATTAACATACAAATTCTGGCTTCCTTTCCGAGCTTGTCATCATAGAGTTGGTAACAAGAGACAAAACACATTATTCCCAGGTGATATCAAATCAGCAATTGTCTGAACTCTAGATAAAAGATAATTCATTGGAAAACTAACTACGAACGATTGATGATTTCAATTTTAGCAGTTTAGGTGAAAGAAAATTATTCTACACCATCTTTTCTCCCATCTCCACATTCTTTGCTCCGCCACTCCCTTTATGCCCGCTGCCCTCAAGCTGCTTTTCCTTTCTGAACATTGAAAACAACGAATAAGCATAGATAAACAATTATGTGCTTCCAGTAACCTTATTTTGTTCATATTCtgtaacaacaaaaaaaaatttattttctgaCTCAATCATTGTCTCTCGTATTAACCTTAGAATCATGAACGACCAAAGTTGTGAAACTAAAAGATATATCAAAAGTTGTGCCAGTAGGAAATCAATCCGCACTTTCTAGCATGTATGCACGTATGTTCATCCTACTGATGCCTATGTTTGAATGGTACTGTTGGACTCACTCGTTTCTCTTCTTCCATCTGGGCCTTAATGTAGGAGTAAATCGCAACTCCAGCAATTGCAATTACAGTTCCAATACCAGTTTGTGTGGAAATCTTGTTACCTGCATTTACCCATCAAAGTTAAGTTTTGGCCATGACATTTACTTAAGAGGATCAAGTAAGGCCAAGTTTGTGCTTATAAATTACCAAAGACCAAGATTGTGAAACCAATCACAAAGACACGTTTCAACACATTTCCAACTGCATGAGTGAGCGGTGCCACTCTCTCAAGGGTGTTTGTTGCTATCTGGAAGTGAAAAAGAAAACCAAACAGTTATTCCTCATCAGAGAAAGGATAATCGTAATACAAAGCAGAAAATCAATGGTTTGCTACTTGCTAGCTTGGACAGcccaaaatcaaaatttatacCTGATTGTATAGGTGGTAAAACATTCCCACCCAAAAGAGATCTGAGATGAACTTTGTCAGTCCCACTTTGGCAATTGCATCACTAAACCCAGTCTTAACCAGCGTAGGCCCCTCAAGCTGTTAACAATATAACAGGGTTAAAGGGAGCAAGAAAAGGGGTATATATGATGAAACAAATGCTTCCATTGTTCTCTAGTTATAGATGAACTCACGATTATGGCTGGTGGTATGCAGAAAATAAGCGCAATGATGGAAATGTAGGCATACAAATTAGTACTGTCCATATCAGTCTGCAAAAAATGAAGCAGTTCTTATCAAACAACCCCAAGATAAGAACACTAATTGGCTTCCTGCTTTACGAGCAAGTTGCCGTCTAAATTAGAGGCATATCAAGAAACACAACCATAGCTTTCTTCGAATATATGCTCCTGTAGGTGAAGGAAATGTTAGAAATCATAGCACTGATGAACCCAGTCCAGTTGAAAGACAGCTCAGTCAGTGATGCCATTGACACACCTGCGCCAAACCATAACTTAGATTTCAAGTGATAAGAAAAAGTTGCATAGCTCTAACCTCATATCTTTGAATATTCCAAGTCAAGAGACGGAACAAATGAAAAATTCTAAGGACAATATGATCCATTCCTAACCCATTTCAGAGACTTTAGTACTCTCTACTGAATCCACATGCTTTAGTGTAATCTGTAACATTGACTTGGTTGGGAAAGAAGTGATAGTTGACCATTAAACAGGTTCAATGACCTGAACAACTCACACTAAACATCTGGCTTCCAAAGCACAGAATGACCATTCAAGTCAAGAGCAGAGCTTACCAAGGACAACTGGAGCCAATGACAGCCACAGCGTTAAGGGTATCTGTTGCCCAAGTACAAACTGAGAAGCAGCAGCATTGAAGAAAGGCTCAAGTGCTaagacaaaataaaacaaaaccgACAAAAAGAGATCAAAACAAAGAAATTCATTCAAGAAACAACTGAAAATCCCATGTAATATAATATGTGTTTAATATTAAATATCACCTTTAATGGTATGGGTAAAGGAGACAGCAACTGCTGCAAATGAAACATTGCTCATTATGTGGCCTATTCCATGACAAATAGCAACAGGAATGAGGAGCTTCAGGAGGTTCGAGTCAATAGGCTGCAAGCACAGTGCAATACTTAATTATGAGAAAATTTGGAAGCAAAATTTACATTAAATTTATCTTCAATCAGTGGCAGCAAGTGTTccataataaaaaatttgaatgcAGATTGTGATAATACAACCATCCATAAACATGATCAAACAGTGCAAGATGGAAGCAGATTAATGAACATATGATCAAACAGTGCAAGATGGAATGCAAATTGTGAATGCATTCAATTATTTTTGTTCCTGATAGGCTATCAAGAGAAAATAGCATCTTCTGTGGCATAGTTCTTAAACAAGTAGTTACTAGTTAGAGACACCAATATATCAATTCAATCCGTAGTCTAGCGAATTATGCCAATAAGAGTTAATTGGTTAAAGGAC contains:
- the LOC113760431 gene encoding triose phosphate/phosphate translocator, chloroplastic, which translates into the protein MESRVLSGSTTIHGLPRLRRLTTTTTSPVAACFPTTRPTTGAVADGGNLVWGRQLRPGILFEASPATALSPVTKRETLLRPCRTAASSPAEGSDSGGEAKVGFLQKYPALVTGFFFFMWYLLNVIFNILNKKIYNYFPYPYFVSVIHLFVGVVYCLVSWGVGLPKRAPIDSNLLKLLIPVAICHGIGHIMSNVSFAAVAVSFTHTIKALEPFFNAAASQFVLGQQIPLTLWLSLAPVVLGVSMASLTELSFNWTGFISAMISNISFTYRSIYSKKAMTDMDSTNLYAYISIIALIFCIPPAIILEGPTLVKTGFSDAIAKVGLTKFISDLFWVGMFYHLYNQIATNTLERVAPLTHAVGNVLKRVFVIGFTILVFGNKISTQTGIGTVIAIAGVAIYSYIKAQMEEEKRKGKAA